Proteins encoded by one window of Chondromyces crocatus:
- a CDS encoding ABC transporter permease subunit/CPBP intramembrane protease, translated as MLRFSIVWTILCKELQETLRDRRTLFRLILLPVILYPIFAIGISKLLGSESAARAARPSVVAVWGRLPASFEQTLKETKRIEIQPWAGIPEALRRDFAEKTLEPPPYPDAAEREEDEEAEATSKIATQWTEPDNEVLLAARAALSRHEVDVVVVAWSDFAPAVEQNRQGQVSIYFDSVRPDSTTARNRLDAAVTRARKVIREEREVRAGVPSGFSTPIELLFRNAAPERRRVGQILGSMMPMMLILMSLLGAFLPAIDLTAGEKERGTMQTLLCAPVRPLEIIWGKFLAVWCIAVLTALANVISLAFTVRRLLPTVEHVAPSVFLLTFVLLVPVTFLFSALFLALAVFARDFKDGQNALMPATLPLTLLAGVASLPIVELNPWTALVPVLNIALLIKALFLGDVTSQLIFWSLFSSTIYAALSLLLAARIFGREQVLLGGREGARELLGLERRDGGEPSAAFSLTSLGIILVVAYYGSLAVMQLGIAGQLLSTQLGMFLLPTLLLVLGFGYSARETFALRLPPLGGLLGAFLVGISGWVVIAGLVVRFLPPPDELARELSKAILLDGAPLWWVLLLTAVMPAVCEELLFRGLLYSGLRRFGPALAIGVSSLLFGLAHGSVFRLLPTLLLGVGMGYARYRTGSIAAGMLIHMLNNGIAASLLYFMPEMVEASEDVPWSATAVGVAVYMAGIALLQGSRTEEPKASVPAV; from the coding sequence ATGCTGAGGTTCTCGATCGTCTGGACGATCCTGTGCAAGGAGCTCCAGGAGACGCTGCGGGACCGGCGCACGCTGTTCCGGCTGATCCTGCTGCCCGTGATTCTCTATCCGATCTTCGCGATCGGCATCAGCAAGCTGCTCGGGAGCGAGTCGGCGGCGCGCGCGGCGCGTCCCTCGGTGGTGGCTGTCTGGGGGCGGCTGCCTGCCTCTTTCGAGCAGACACTGAAGGAGACCAAGCGCATCGAGATCCAGCCCTGGGCAGGGATCCCCGAGGCGCTGCGGCGGGACTTTGCCGAGAAGACGCTCGAGCCGCCCCCCTATCCCGACGCTGCCGAGCGGGAGGAGGACGAGGAGGCGGAGGCCACCAGCAAGATCGCGACCCAGTGGACCGAGCCCGACAACGAGGTGTTGCTCGCCGCCCGAGCGGCGCTCTCCCGCCACGAGGTGGACGTCGTGGTGGTCGCGTGGAGCGACTTCGCGCCGGCCGTGGAGCAGAACCGGCAGGGGCAGGTCTCCATCTACTTCGACTCGGTGCGACCCGACTCCACCACGGCGCGCAACCGCCTCGACGCCGCCGTCACCCGCGCCCGAAAGGTGATCCGGGAAGAGCGAGAGGTCCGCGCTGGCGTCCCGTCGGGCTTCTCGACCCCCATCGAGCTGCTGTTCCGCAACGCAGCCCCCGAGCGCCGTCGGGTGGGTCAGATCCTCGGCTCGATGATGCCGATGATGCTGATCTTGATGTCGCTCCTCGGCGCCTTCTTGCCAGCGATCGACCTGACGGCCGGTGAGAAGGAGCGCGGCACGATGCAGACCCTGCTCTGCGCGCCGGTGCGCCCGCTGGAGATCATCTGGGGGAAATTCCTCGCCGTCTGGTGCATCGCCGTGCTCACCGCGCTGGCGAACGTCATCAGCCTCGCGTTCACGGTGCGTCGCCTGTTGCCCACCGTGGAACACGTGGCGCCGAGCGTTTTTCTGCTCACCTTCGTGCTGCTCGTGCCGGTGACCTTCCTGTTCTCCGCCCTGTTTCTCGCGCTCGCCGTGTTCGCGCGGGACTTCAAGGACGGCCAGAACGCGCTCATGCCGGCCACCTTGCCCCTCACGTTGCTCGCAGGGGTCGCTTCCCTCCCCATCGTGGAGCTGAATCCCTGGACCGCGCTCGTCCCGGTCCTGAACATCGCCCTCCTGATCAAGGCGCTGTTCCTGGGTGACGTGACGTCGCAGCTCATCTTCTGGTCGCTCTTTTCTTCCACGATCTACGCAGCCCTCTCCTTGCTGCTCGCGGCGCGCATCTTCGGTCGAGAGCAGGTGTTGCTCGGCGGTCGGGAAGGCGCCCGTGAGCTGCTCGGTCTGGAGAGGCGCGACGGGGGGGAGCCGAGCGCGGCGTTTTCGCTGACGTCGCTGGGGATCATCCTGGTGGTGGCCTATTACGGCAGCCTGGCCGTCATGCAGCTCGGCATTGCCGGTCAGCTCCTGTCCACGCAGCTGGGGATGTTCCTGCTCCCCACGCTGCTCCTCGTGCTCGGCTTCGGCTACTCGGCCCGGGAGACCTTCGCGCTGCGTCTGCCGCCGCTGGGTGGCCTCCTGGGGGCATTCCTCGTCGGGATCTCGGGCTGGGTGGTGATTGCCGGGCTCGTCGTGCGCTTCCTGCCGCCGCCCGACGAGCTCGCGCGCGAGCTGAGCAAGGCGATCCTTCTCGATGGCGCGCCGCTCTGGTGGGTCTTGCTGCTCACGGCAGTGATGCCCGCGGTCTGCGAAGAGCTGCTCTTCCGCGGCCTTCTTTACTCGGGCCTGCGCCGGTTCGGACCCGCCCTGGCGATCGGCGTCTCGTCGCTCCTGTTCGGTCTCGCCCACGGCTCGGTGTTTCGCCTGCTTCCCACCCTGTTGCTCGGGGTCGGCATGGGGTACGCGCGCTACCGTACGGGCTCGATCGCCGCGGGGATGCTGATTCACATGCTGAACAACGGCATTGCTGCGAGCTTGCTCTACTTCATGCCGGAGATGGTCGAGGCGTCGGAGGACGTTCCCTGGAGCGCGACAGCCGTCGGCGTCGCGGTGTACATGGCCGGGATTGCCTTGCTTCAGGGCTCTCGAACGGAGGAGCCGAAGGCGAGCGTTCCCGCCGTCTGA
- a CDS encoding chemotaxis protein CheB — MPEPSDSGDAPLPTVDTEPEELPPRDFLVGIGSSAGGLESLSALFSTISPDLDIPYVVVQHLSPTHRSLLAQLIGRETSMRVVEIEDQVIPEPNTVYITPANWNLIYRDRRLHLIEPVKEVSPKPSVNLFFTSLAEQKGEDAVGIILSGTGSDGASGIRAIKAAGGFTFAQEPSSARYNGMPQAAIDTDLVDFVLSPEEMAKELASIARSRGLIRLTRQEVPSSLKTLLGRARQRTKIDFSDYKETTVSRRIERRMAANHVRSLEEYLALTAERPEELDRLSKDILISVTAFFRDREPFAALRQVLTRIVRGKAEGTEIRVWVPGCATGEEAYSIAFLISDLLGPRVKRYNVQIFATDLDEDALSVARRGLYSATAVADVDPDLVSRYFTVRGDQVEVSKSVREMVLFARQDLVQDPPFLRLDLVSCRNLLIYFNATLQAQVLSTFHYALAPGGVLFLGKSESILPHQGLFEPLHKEGKLFRRGSAQVMPTLRSISAFASAREPRSPAPSRDRRPEERLLAAAAAAYLPPSLLVDGALDIQYAHGDVSGLLEFPSGRPSHNVIRAVRKELRAEVQMLIYQARQRGAPAHGTPRTLPGPGDGRTIRVSVHPAHLDEAGRPEGGGAPGRGGAERGRRSEPELFLVSFEPANARATVLTVEDIAENDQLALRTMHDELATTREHMQTLVEELETSNEEMQALNEEMQASNEELQSTNEELETANEELQSTNEELTTVNEELQVKAAQLTEANTDLENIQSSTDLPILVVDEHLRVTRFNEAAARAFTLRPSALMRSVTEVTFEPTFEDVAEKILRVIRERRTHEEQLGDLRQFVHVRISPYFTTARLVRGAVLTFLDTTSLVVAEWGLRESQDRLLAVMNNSVAVITVKDVAGRYEFVNAGFEMLTGVSAASVLGKSDEQALPPAFAEAFRERELEVIRRRQPITSEDSLPVGGKRRWYLAVRFPLFGPDQVVNAVCTQLTDITERKEIDRVKSEFISLLSHELRTPLTSIRGSLGLIAGGVAGELAPRARELVENALGNTERISRLVSDILDMERIGSGRPGFSAERQEVAPILDQALLFAEELGREHRVRFLLAEPARGAMARVDGERLGQAVENLLSNAAKFSPPGDDVLVSLARREGGMLRISVTDRGPGIPESLRGRVFERFIHTEITESRRKGGNGLGLALARAIVEAMGGKIGFHPNPQAGTTFYIDLPEVT, encoded by the coding sequence ATGCCCGAACCGAGCGACTCGGGAGATGCACCGCTGCCGACGGTGGACACCGAGCCGGAAGAATTGCCCCCCCGTGATTTCCTGGTGGGTATCGGCTCGTCGGCCGGCGGGCTGGAAAGCCTGAGCGCCCTCTTCTCCACCATCTCGCCCGATCTCGACATCCCCTATGTCGTCGTGCAGCACCTCTCTCCGACGCATCGGAGCTTGCTTGCTCAGCTGATCGGTCGCGAGACGTCGATGCGGGTGGTGGAGATCGAGGATCAGGTCATCCCCGAGCCAAATACCGTCTACATCACCCCGGCGAACTGGAACCTGATCTACCGCGATCGCCGTCTGCATCTCATCGAGCCGGTCAAGGAGGTGTCACCGAAGCCCTCGGTCAACTTGTTCTTCACGTCCCTCGCCGAGCAGAAAGGCGAAGACGCGGTGGGGATCATTCTGTCCGGGACCGGCTCCGATGGCGCCAGTGGCATCCGAGCCATCAAGGCGGCGGGGGGCTTCACCTTCGCGCAGGAGCCCAGCTCGGCGCGGTACAACGGCATGCCCCAGGCCGCGATCGATACCGATCTCGTGGACTTCGTCCTCTCCCCCGAGGAGATGGCCAAGGAGCTAGCCAGCATCGCGCGCTCGAGGGGTCTGATCCGGTTGACCCGGCAGGAAGTTCCTTCGAGCTTGAAGACCTTGCTCGGGCGTGCCCGGCAGCGGACCAAGATCGACTTCTCCGATTACAAGGAGACCACCGTCTCGCGGCGGATCGAGCGACGGATGGCCGCGAACCACGTGCGCTCGCTCGAGGAATACCTGGCGCTCACTGCCGAGCGTCCCGAGGAGCTGGATCGGCTCAGCAAAGACATCCTGATCTCGGTCACCGCCTTTTTCCGCGATCGTGAGCCTTTCGCGGCGCTGCGCCAGGTGCTGACGCGGATCGTCCGTGGAAAGGCAGAGGGGACCGAGATACGGGTGTGGGTGCCCGGTTGCGCGACTGGGGAGGAGGCGTACTCGATCGCGTTTCTGATCTCTGATCTGCTGGGGCCGCGGGTGAAGCGCTACAACGTGCAGATCTTCGCTACCGATCTGGACGAGGACGCCCTGTCCGTGGCGCGTAGAGGGCTGTACTCGGCGACGGCGGTGGCCGACGTCGATCCCGATCTGGTGTCGCGCTACTTCACGGTCCGTGGTGACCAGGTCGAGGTCTCCAAATCCGTCCGGGAGATGGTGCTCTTCGCGCGGCAGGATCTGGTGCAGGACCCGCCGTTCTTGCGGCTGGATCTGGTGAGCTGCCGCAATTTGCTCATCTACTTCAACGCCACGCTGCAAGCGCAGGTGCTGTCGACGTTCCACTACGCCCTGGCGCCTGGAGGGGTGCTCTTCCTGGGCAAGAGTGAGAGCATCCTGCCGCACCAGGGCCTGTTCGAGCCGCTTCACAAGGAGGGAAAGCTGTTTCGTCGGGGTAGCGCGCAGGTGATGCCGACGCTTCGTTCCATCAGCGCCTTCGCTTCGGCGCGCGAGCCGCGTAGCCCTGCGCCGTCGAGGGATCGCAGGCCCGAAGAGCGGCTACTCGCTGCGGCAGCCGCTGCATACCTGCCTCCCAGCTTGCTCGTCGACGGGGCGCTCGACATCCAGTACGCGCACGGCGATGTCAGCGGGTTGCTGGAGTTCCCTTCGGGGCGACCCAGCCACAACGTGATCCGAGCCGTCCGCAAGGAGCTGCGCGCCGAGGTGCAGATGCTCATCTACCAGGCCCGCCAGCGAGGTGCTCCTGCGCACGGGACGCCTCGCACGCTGCCTGGTCCGGGCGACGGGCGGACGATCCGGGTCTCGGTTCACCCGGCTCATCTGGACGAGGCGGGGCGTCCGGAAGGCGGGGGGGCTCCTGGGCGTGGTGGCGCGGAGCGTGGGAGACGCTCGGAGCCGGAGCTGTTTCTCGTGAGCTTCGAGCCAGCGAACGCGCGGGCCACCGTGCTGACGGTGGAGGACATCGCCGAGAACGACCAGCTCGCGCTGCGGACCATGCACGACGAGCTGGCCACCACCCGCGAGCACATGCAGACGCTGGTGGAGGAGCTGGAGACCTCGAACGAGGAGATGCAGGCCTTGAACGAGGAGATGCAGGCCTCGAACGAGGAGCTGCAGTCGACCAACGAGGAGCTGGAGACGGCCAACGAGGAGCTGCAGTCGACCAACGAGGAGCTGACCACCGTCAACGAGGAGCTGCAAGTCAAGGCAGCCCAGCTCACCGAGGCGAACACCGACCTCGAGAACATCCAGTCGAGCACCGACCTGCCCATCCTGGTGGTCGATGAGCACCTTCGGGTGACCCGCTTCAACGAGGCGGCGGCGCGCGCGTTTACCCTCCGGCCGAGCGCGTTGATGCGCAGCGTGACGGAGGTCACCTTCGAGCCCACTTTCGAAGACGTCGCAGAGAAGATCCTCCGTGTGATCCGTGAGCGGCGGACCCACGAGGAGCAGCTCGGCGATCTGCGCCAGTTCGTCCACGTTCGGATCTCGCCCTACTTCACGACGGCGCGGCTCGTGCGCGGTGCGGTGCTCACCTTCCTGGATACGACCAGCCTGGTCGTCGCCGAGTGGGGTCTGCGCGAGAGCCAGGACCGCCTGCTCGCGGTGATGAACAACTCGGTCGCCGTCATCACGGTGAAGGACGTCGCGGGCCGGTACGAGTTCGTCAACGCAGGGTTCGAGATGCTCACCGGGGTGTCCGCAGCGTCGGTGCTCGGAAAGTCCGACGAGCAGGCCTTGCCACCCGCGTTCGCCGAGGCGTTCCGGGAGCGCGAGCTGGAGGTGATTCGACGTCGCCAGCCGATCACCTCGGAGGACTCGCTGCCGGTGGGGGGCAAGCGGCGCTGGTATCTGGCCGTCAGGTTCCCGCTCTTCGGTCCGGATCAGGTGGTCAACGCGGTGTGCACGCAGCTCACCGACATCACCGAGCGCAAGGAGATCGATCGCGTGAAGAGCGAGTTCATCTCGCTGCTGAGCCATGAGCTGCGCACGCCGCTCACCTCCATCCGGGGCTCGCTCGGACTGATCGCCGGCGGCGTGGCCGGAGAACTCGCGCCGCGTGCGCGGGAGCTGGTCGAGAACGCCCTCGGTAACACGGAGCGGATCTCCCGGCTGGTGAGCGACATCCTCGACATGGAGCGGATCGGCTCGGGGAGGCCTGGCTTCTCGGCCGAGCGACAGGAGGTGGCGCCCATCCTCGACCAGGCGCTCCTCTTCGCCGAGGAGCTGGGGCGGGAGCACCGGGTGAGGTTCCTACTCGCCGAGCCAGCGCGGGGCGCCATGGCGCGGGTGGACGGTGAGCGCCTGGGGCAGGCGGTGGAGAATCTGCTGTCGAACGCAGCGAAGTTCTCGCCACCTGGTGACGATGTGCTGGTCTCTCTCGCTCGTCGTGAAGGGGGGATGCTCAGGATCAGCGTCACGGATCGAGGCCCCGGGATCCCCGAGTCCCTTCGTGGCAGGGTCTTCGAGCGGTTCATCCATACCGAGATCACCGAATCGCGTCGCAAGGGGGGAAACGGGCTGGGGCTGGCGCTCGCGAGGGCCATCGTCGAAGCGATGGGTGGGAAGATCGGCTTTCACCCGAATCCACAAGCTGGCACCACGTTCTACATCGACCTGCCCGAGGTGACCTGA
- a CDS encoding ATP-binding cassette domain-containing protein, with protein sequence MLEARAICKSYRGQPVLHPLSVSFEAGRTTALIGPSGCGKSTLLRILIGLVSADRGEVFVAGERFTPESARRLRHRMGYVIQEGGLFPHLSARDNVTLLASHLGWSAERMAERIATLRALVRLPEEALARFPGQLSGGQRQRVSLMRALMLDPEVLLLDEPMGALDPMIRAELQADLKEVFAALGKAVALVTHDLGEAAYLAHEILLLREGHVIQRGSFDELLKAPADTFVTRFVQAQRWPEESP encoded by the coding sequence ATGCTGGAGGCGCGAGCGATCTGCAAGAGTTACCGCGGCCAGCCCGTCCTGCATCCGCTGAGCGTTTCGTTCGAGGCAGGGCGCACCACGGCCCTCATCGGCCCCAGTGGGTGCGGCAAATCCACGCTGCTGCGCATCCTGATAGGCCTCGTCAGTGCGGATCGAGGAGAGGTCTTCGTCGCGGGTGAGCGGTTCACGCCCGAGAGCGCGCGCCGCCTGCGCCATCGCATGGGCTATGTCATCCAGGAGGGCGGCCTCTTTCCGCACCTGTCCGCTCGCGATAACGTCACGCTCCTCGCCTCTCACCTGGGCTGGTCGGCCGAGCGGATGGCGGAGCGCATCGCGACGCTCCGCGCACTGGTCCGGCTACCCGAGGAGGCCCTCGCGCGATTCCCCGGTCAGCTCTCGGGTGGCCAGCGCCAGCGTGTGAGCCTCATGCGCGCGCTCATGCTCGATCCCGAGGTGCTGCTCCTGGACGAGCCGATGGGGGCCCTCGACCCGATGATCCGGGCCGAGCTCCAGGCAGACCTGAAGGAGGTCTTTGCCGCGCTGGGCAAAGCCGTCGCCCTGGTGACCCACGATCTGGGGGAGGCTGCCTACCTCGCACACGAGATTCTCCTGCTCCGCGAAGGACACGTGATCCAGCGAGGCTCCTTCGACGAGTTGCTGAAGGCGCCAGCCGACACCTTCGTGACCCGCTTCGTCCAGGCGCAGCGCTGGCCCGAGGAGAGCCCGTGA
- a CDS encoding ABC transporter ATP-binding protein: protein MSAPLDDGGAAPTLEAEQLVKRFGAVAAVSGVDVRVRAGEVVGLLGPNGAGKTTTLRLLAGILSPTSGRVRIGGVDLAANPLEAKQRIGFLSGDTQLYQRLTPREVLRYFGRLYGMAPARLEQRIEVLVQDLEMGEFASRPCGTLSTGQRQRANIARAFLHEPELLILDEPTNALDVLSGRFIVESIRRERAAGRAILLSTHVMSEAEYLCDRIVLLHEGRVVDAGTLTELLERTGQKNLTDAFLHHVERRREPRGAASSEGEPC, encoded by the coding sequence TTGAGCGCCCCGCTGGACGATGGTGGCGCCGCTCCGACGCTCGAAGCAGAGCAGCTCGTGAAGCGCTTCGGTGCCGTCGCGGCCGTGAGCGGTGTCGATGTGCGGGTCCGTGCGGGCGAGGTGGTCGGCTTGCTCGGTCCAAACGGCGCCGGGAAGACCACGACCCTGCGGTTGCTCGCGGGCATACTCTCCCCCACGTCGGGACGCGTCCGGATCGGCGGCGTGGATCTCGCCGCGAACCCGCTCGAAGCGAAGCAGCGCATCGGCTTTCTCTCGGGGGACACCCAGCTCTACCAGCGGCTCACCCCGCGCGAGGTGCTGCGCTACTTCGGACGTCTGTACGGGATGGCCCCGGCGCGCCTGGAGCAGCGCATCGAGGTGCTGGTCCAGGATCTCGAGATGGGGGAGTTTGCCTCGCGTCCCTGCGGGACCCTGTCCACGGGTCAGCGCCAGCGCGCCAACATCGCTCGGGCCTTCCTGCACGAACCGGAGCTGCTCATCCTCGACGAGCCGACGAACGCGCTCGATGTGCTGAGCGGCCGCTTCATCGTCGAGTCGATCCGGCGTGAGCGGGCTGCGGGGCGGGCCATCTTGCTGTCGACCCACGTGATGAGCGAGGCAGAGTACCTCTGCGATCGCATCGTGCTCCTGCACGAGGGCCGGGTGGTGGACGCGGGGACCCTGACCGAGCTGCTGGAGCGTACGGGCCAGAAGAACCTGACCGATGCGTTCCTGCATCACGTGGAGCGCCGGCGTGAGCCGCGAGGCGCCGCCTCGAGCGAGGGCGAGCCATGCTGA
- a CDS encoding LamG-like jellyroll fold domain-containing protein produces the protein MMLRRMRALEVTFVGAGLLLLAAVGCGSSDEPTRPGETSSSVGGQGGQGGEGGGQSGGGSGQGGSAGGGLGGPSCTPGAVIACYSGPPETIGVGICTWGQATCHPDGSGYGPCEGEVLPREEVPGDAVDDDCDGTTVSVGESLVARYYINEDPALGVTEIQDTSSQPLALTISNPNPQAPVLSVAADAEGRRGLVWTTAGTAATASAIMSGTKVQTRLNGNQAFTIELVARIEGIVNFSRLVFLGRSEAGQNAYDALVFRFDNAGRLQAYIEGSSVGRWEYDYVNVGRAVYHLVVDSVQPLADMRRRLYVNGVHVPSVEANAPAQFSNVNLATSNVFSIGGRPSGTHSIRGMIFYVALYETALAVADLQANVQVLLGDDDTPP, from the coding sequence CCTTCGTCGGCGCAGGCCTCTTGCTGCTGGCTGCCGTGGGATGTGGCTCCTCGGACGAGCCCACGCGACCGGGTGAGACGAGCAGCAGCGTCGGGGGACAAGGGGGACAAGGCGGCGAAGGTGGGGGGCAGAGCGGTGGTGGAAGCGGGCAGGGAGGGAGCGCCGGGGGCGGGCTCGGTGGCCCATCCTGCACGCCGGGCGCGGTCATCGCTTGCTACTCGGGGCCTCCGGAGACGATCGGGGTGGGCATCTGCACGTGGGGGCAGGCGACCTGCCACCCGGATGGCAGCGGTTACGGGCCCTGCGAGGGCGAGGTCTTGCCGCGGGAAGAGGTGCCCGGCGACGCGGTGGATGACGATTGCGACGGGACGACGGTATCGGTCGGCGAGAGCCTGGTGGCCCGTTATTACATCAACGAGGATCCAGCGCTGGGGGTGACCGAGATCCAGGACACCTCGTCCCAGCCGCTGGCGCTGACGATCAGCAACCCGAACCCGCAGGCGCCGGTGCTCTCCGTGGCCGCCGACGCCGAGGGGCGCCGCGGCCTGGTGTGGACGACCGCAGGCACCGCAGCGACCGCATCGGCGATCATGTCGGGTACGAAGGTGCAGACGCGGCTGAACGGGAACCAGGCGTTCACGATCGAGCTGGTCGCGCGCATCGAGGGCATCGTGAACTTCTCGCGCCTGGTCTTTCTCGGCCGCTCGGAGGCCGGGCAGAATGCATATGACGCGCTGGTCTTTCGCTTCGACAATGCAGGCCGACTCCAGGCGTACATCGAGGGGTCGAGCGTGGGGCGCTGGGAGTACGATTACGTCAATGTGGGGCGAGCGGTGTATCACCTGGTCGTCGACAGCGTGCAGCCGCTTGCCGACATGCGTCGCCGTCTGTACGTCAATGGTGTCCACGTGCCTTCGGTCGAAGCGAACGCTCCTGCCCAGTTCTCCAACGTGAACCTGGCGACGAGCAACGTGTTCTCGATTGGCGGGCGTCCCTCGGGCACCCACTCCATCCGCGGGATGATCTTCTACGTGGCCCTCTACGAGACGGCGCTGGCCGTGGCAGATCTCCAGGCGAACGTGCAGGTCCTGCTGGGCGACGACGATACGCCTCCTTGA
- a CDS encoding glycine betaine ABC transporter substrate-binding protein has product MAAPVRVGSKADTEAVILGEFCAAFLRASGIDAVYRRDLNGGTQVLWRALQQGEIDLYPEYTGTLSRDLLHDAQLTTTAALRARLTPLGLGLTEPLGFENNYAIGVREERATALGLTRISDLQGHPSLRFGFSHEFLDRPEGYPGLRAAYQLPQTSVSGLDHDLALRAVVDGAIDATDVYTTDAEIALHRLRVLDDDRRHFPRYEAVLLYRDTLSPEALAALRSLEGRISRDAMIQLNGRAKLNKEPEAQVAVTFLRETLGVGDASASTAGRLPQIAQRTREHLTLVGISLFFAGLLGLPLGLLAARRPRFGQAVLGLLGVVQTIPSLALLVFVMPLLGIGTAPAVVALFLYSLLPIVRGTATGLLDIPLSLRESAEALGLSSWASLARVELPLATRSILSGIKTAAVINVGTATLGALIGAGGYGQPILVGIRRDDLATILEGAIPAAVLALVVQGCFEILERRLLPSGLKAPSKQEDVST; this is encoded by the coding sequence ATGGCCGCGCCCGTCCGCGTCGGCTCCAAGGCGGACACGGAGGCGGTGATCCTGGGAGAGTTCTGCGCGGCCTTCCTCCGCGCCTCGGGCATCGACGCCGTCTACCGACGCGACCTCAATGGCGGGACCCAGGTGCTCTGGCGGGCCCTCCAGCAAGGCGAGATCGACCTCTACCCCGAGTACACGGGCACCCTCTCCCGCGATCTCCTCCATGACGCGCAGCTCACCACCACGGCGGCCCTCCGTGCCCGCCTCACGCCCCTCGGGCTCGGGCTGACGGAGCCGCTCGGCTTCGAGAACAACTACGCCATCGGCGTCCGTGAGGAGCGGGCCACGGCCCTCGGCCTCACCCGCATCTCCGACCTGCAGGGCCATCCATCGCTGCGCTTCGGCTTCAGCCACGAGTTTCTCGACCGCCCGGAGGGATACCCGGGTCTCCGTGCGGCGTATCAGCTCCCGCAGACCAGCGTCTCCGGCCTCGATCATGACCTCGCCCTCAGGGCCGTGGTCGATGGCGCCATCGACGCGACCGACGTGTACACCACCGACGCGGAGATCGCCCTCCACCGCCTGCGCGTGCTCGACGACGATCGACGGCATTTCCCCCGCTACGAGGCGGTCCTGCTCTACCGGGATACCCTCTCCCCGGAGGCCCTTGCGGCCCTGCGCTCCCTCGAAGGCCGCATCTCTCGCGACGCGATGATCCAGCTCAACGGCCGCGCCAAGCTGAACAAGGAGCCCGAGGCGCAGGTCGCCGTGACGTTCCTCCGTGAGACCCTCGGCGTCGGCGACGCGAGCGCTTCGACGGCCGGACGCCTCCCGCAGATCGCCCAGCGCACCCGCGAGCATCTCACCCTCGTCGGCATCTCGCTCTTCTTCGCCGGCCTTCTCGGCCTCCCTCTGGGTCTTCTCGCCGCCCGCCGTCCTCGCTTCGGCCAGGCTGTCCTCGGTTTGCTCGGCGTCGTGCAGACCATCCCCTCGCTCGCGCTGCTCGTCTTCGTGATGCCCCTCCTGGGCATCGGGACCGCGCCTGCGGTGGTCGCTCTCTTCCTGTACAGCCTGCTTCCCATCGTCCGCGGCACCGCCACGGGCCTGCTCGACATCCCGCTCTCGCTGCGGGAGTCGGCTGAAGCCTTGGGACTTTCGAGCTGGGCGTCCCTCGCGCGCGTCGAGCTTCCGCTGGCCACCCGATCCATCCTCTCGGGCATCAAGACTGCGGCCGTCATCAACGTGGGGACGGCGACGCTCGGCGCGCTCATCGGGGCGGGAGGCTACGGCCAGCCCATCCTCGTGGGCATCCGTCGAGACGACCTCGCCACCATCCTCGAAGGCGCCATCCCGGCGGCGGTGCTCGCGCTCGTCGTCCAGGGCTGCTTCGAGATCCTGGAACGACGCTTGCTGCCCAGCGGCTTGAAGGCTCCGAGCAAACAAGAGGACGTCTCCACGTGA